In Aureibaculum algae, the following are encoded in one genomic region:
- the pbpC gene encoding penicillin-binding protein 1C produces MNKIISLIKTHKIKSVIIVTLLIWYYFSLPNELFSEPTSTVIESKDGQLLGAQIATDGQWRFPNSDSIPIKFSASIVAFEDAYFYKHPGFNPVSIAKAFWQNIKSGSVKRGGSTLTQQVIRLSRKGQRRTYFEKLIEIILATRLEFRRSKDDILELYAANAPFGGNVVGLDVAAWRYFGRNPNDLSWAESATLAVLPNAPSLIYPGKNQQRLLEKRNRLLKKIFDDGTIDELTYELAIQETLPQKPFPLPQIAPHLLQAAHSEHNGKRVKTSVDKALQQRVNTIVKNNYNTLQQNQIYNIGVLVLNVKTRQVMAYVGNAPTDNEHQKDVDVVDKPRSTGSILKPFLYAAMLDAGEILPNTLVADVPTQIASYNPKNFNLEYDGAVPASRALSRSLNVPAVRMLQQFGLDRFHHYVQKLGLTDIKYNANHYGLSLILGGAESNLWDLCKSYAGMSSTINHYEETSGKYYTNEFVNPTFLSDTEVDFGKLSTEKTIFDAGSIYMTYESLKEVNRPQGEENWEFFDSSKEIAWKTGTSFGFRDAWAIGSTKDYVVGVWVGNADGEGRPGLVGVSTAAPILFDVFDILPRSKWFTKPFDELEKIPVCAQSGYRASEICVQKDSVFVQRAGLKTKACPYHVWVHLDESEQHQVNSSCYPINKMKHTSWFVLPPLEAFYYQRKNPSYKNLPSFLPGCLSSNKAVMDFIYPKESVKVFLPKDFDENTNQLVFRLAHNIPDIKVFWYLDANYVGTTQTFHELALRPKSGKHIVTVVDELGNEIKRVIEITD; encoded by the coding sequence ATGAACAAAATAATTTCCTTAATTAAAACCCATAAAATCAAGAGTGTTATTATTGTAACACTTTTAATTTGGTATTATTTTTCATTACCAAACGAACTATTTTCGGAGCCTACATCTACAGTTATTGAAAGTAAAGACGGACAATTATTAGGAGCTCAAATTGCAACGGATGGGCAATGGCGTTTTCCAAATTCAGATAGTATTCCCATAAAATTTTCAGCTTCGATTGTTGCTTTTGAAGATGCTTATTTTTATAAACATCCTGGGTTTAATCCTGTTTCTATTGCAAAAGCTTTTTGGCAAAATATAAAATCAGGAAGTGTAAAGCGTGGTGGTAGTACCTTAACACAACAAGTAATTCGTTTATCACGAAAAGGTCAACGTAGAACGTATTTTGAAAAGTTAATTGAGATTATTCTTGCAACGCGATTGGAGTTTCGCCGTAGTAAAGATGATATTCTAGAATTGTATGCCGCAAATGCTCCTTTTGGAGGAAATGTAGTGGGTTTAGATGTTGCTGCTTGGCGTTATTTTGGCAGAAACCCAAATGATTTATCTTGGGCGGAAAGTGCAACACTAGCTGTGTTGCCAAATGCACCAAGTTTAATTTATCCAGGTAAAAATCAACAACGATTATTAGAAAAGCGGAATAGGTTATTAAAAAAAATATTTGATGATGGCACGATCGATGAATTGACATATGAATTGGCTATTCAAGAAACACTACCTCAAAAACCGTTTCCTTTACCACAAATTGCTCCACATTTGTTGCAAGCTGCACATAGTGAGCATAATGGTAAACGAGTTAAAACATCCGTAGATAAAGCCTTACAGCAACGTGTAAATACTATTGTTAAGAACAATTACAATACACTACAACAAAATCAAATTTATAATATAGGTGTATTAGTATTAAATGTTAAAACGAGACAAGTAATGGCTTATGTGGGTAATGCTCCCACAGATAATGAACATCAAAAAGATGTAGATGTTGTTGATAAACCGAGAAGTACAGGTAGTATTTTAAAGCCATTTTTATACGCTGCAATGCTTGATGCTGGAGAAATTTTGCCAAACACCTTGGTGGCAGATGTTCCCACGCAAATAGCGAGCTATAACCCCAAAAATTTTAATTTAGAATACGATGGTGCCGTACCTGCGAGTAGAGCCTTGTCAAGGTCTTTAAATGTACCTGCAGTTAGAATGTTACAGCAGTTCGGCTTGGACAGGTTTCATCATTACGTACAAAAATTAGGCTTAACAGATATTAAATACAATGCCAATCATTATGGACTTTCACTAATTTTGGGTGGTGCTGAAAGTAATTTATGGGATTTATGTAAAAGTTATGCTGGCATGTCATCAACCATTAATCATTACGAAGAAACCAGTGGTAAGTATTACACCAATGAGTTTGTAAACCCTACTTTTCTCTCAGATACAGAAGTCGATTTTGGAAAATTATCTACCGAAAAAACGATATTTGATGCAGGGTCTATTTATATGACTTATGAATCATTAAAGGAAGTAAACAGACCTCAAGGAGAAGAAAACTGGGAATTTTTTGATTCCTCAAAAGAAATTGCTTGGAAAACAGGCACTAGTTTCGGATTTAGAGATGCATGGGCAATAGGATCAACCAAAGATTATGTTGTTGGCGTATGGGTGGGCAATGCTGATGGTGAAGGGAGACCAGGATTAGTTGGCGTTTCAACTGCGGCTCCAATTTTGTTTGACGTTTTTGATATTTTACCTAGAAGTAAATGGTTTACCAAGCCATTTGATGAGTTAGAAAAAATTCCTGTGTGTGCTCAAAGTGGGTATAGGGCTTCTGAAATTTGTGTGCAAAAAGATTCTGTTTTTGTACAACGAGCTGGATTAAAAACCAAGGCTTGTCCCTATCATGTATGGGTACATTTAGACGAAAGTGAACAACATCAGGTAAACTCCTCTTGTTACCCTATTAATAAAATGAAACATACCTCTTGGTTTGTTTTGCCCCCTTTAGAGGCGTTTTATTACCAGCGTAAAAACCCTTCTTATAAGAACCTACCTTCATTTTTACCAGGTTGTTTATCAAGTAATAAGGCGGTAATGGACTTTATTTACCCCAAGGAATCTGTGAAAGTATTTTTACCAAAAGATTTTGACGAAAATACCAATCAGTTGGTTTTTAGGCTTGCTCATAATATACCAGATATAAAAGTATTCTGGTATTTAGACGCCAATTATGTGGGCACAACCCAAACTTTTCATGAATTGGCATTGCGTCCAAAATCAGGGAAACATATTGTTACTGTTGTTGATGAATTGGGCAACGAAATTAAGCGAGTAATTGAAATTACAGATTAA
- a CDS encoding LytR/AlgR family response regulator transcription factor: MLKTVIVDDEINALEALEWKLNRYIDDIEIIKCNDPKEAINTIDREKPDLVFLDIEMPEMDGFTLLQQLSYTNFDLIFTTAHDEFALKAIKVSAIDYLLKPVDKDELITSVQKVRVSRKENVIEDKLQSLFSNLKRKNDKISIAADGKISLFDRDDIVMLKADKSYTTVHLSDKRTLLVTKTLKEVEKKFNYPEFFRVHASYLVNMNHVKEFSKKDGDVLTLINNLEASVSRNKKNELLERFF, encoded by the coding sequence ATGTTAAAGACAGTAATTGTTGATGACGAAATCAATGCACTCGAAGCTTTAGAATGGAAATTAAATCGTTATATTGATGACATAGAAATTATCAAATGTAATGACCCTAAAGAAGCCATAAATACAATTGATAGAGAGAAACCAGATTTGGTTTTTTTAGATATTGAAATGCCAGAAATGGATGGATTTACTCTATTACAACAATTATCCTACACCAATTTTGATCTCATATTTACTACCGCACATGATGAGTTTGCTTTAAAAGCAATAAAAGTTTCTGCTATTGATTATTTGCTAAAGCCTGTAGATAAAGATGAATTGATTACCTCAGTTCAAAAAGTAAGAGTGTCTAGAAAAGAAAATGTAATTGAAGATAAATTACAATCTTTGTTTTCAAATTTGAAAAGGAAAAATGATAAGATTAGTATTGCAGCTGATGGTAAAATTTCATTGTTTGACAGAGATGACATTGTAATGTTAAAAGCAGATAAAAGCTACACTACTGTTCATTTAAGTGATAAAAGAACATTATTAGTGACTAAAACGCTGAAAGAAGTTGAAAAGAAATTTAATTATCCTGAGTTTTTTCGAGTTCACGCGTCCTATTTGGTTAATATGAATCATGTAAAAGAATTTTCTAAAAAAGATGGAGATGTCTTAACGTTGATTAATAATTTAGAAGCTTCTGTTAGTAGAAACAAAAAAAATGAATTGTTGGAAAGGTTTTTCTAA
- a CDS encoding sensor histidine kinase encodes MLFELSSELYAWIRGGLLFAALYSFIFFILNKRKQYLYYSLFLLCFFLYYLKNISNGRFDLIYEYINYPLLLLGLASYIAFGRDVLETKKKIPEWDRMIVLAMRFTFIIAFVFIGIQFFFGHNYQERAFIFLMPIIAVFSVLTYFVLTKIEGKHVTYFIIGSVSYLTLAIAAYLLKMAFDNEHFMGMQPKLLMYFGALIEMLMTALLIGNKLKTYEKNKIKIEKELIIKTKEMNDLKMTVLQTQMDPHFLYNSLNSINNFVLQHDKEKASDYITKFSRLIREVLKNSTSLTIPLEDDLGILGLYIKLEQMRMIGGFDYVVTIDEGINLRDIQVPPLFMQPYIENAIWHGFNTKKDYKRISLSIYDEEDNIRCEIIDNGVGIKESQAKRAKYKSDRKPFGLKASEDRIKLLHENQKVYVIIEDISDHNNTGTKVTIKFPKKIL; translated from the coding sequence ATGCTATTTGAATTAAGTTCTGAATTATACGCATGGATAAGAGGAGGTTTGTTGTTTGCCGCATTATATAGCTTTATATTCTTCATTCTAAATAAAAGAAAACAATACCTTTATTACAGTTTATTTTTACTTTGTTTTTTCCTATACTATCTTAAAAATATTAGCAATGGTAGGTTCGATTTAATTTATGAGTATATAAATTACCCCTTATTACTTTTAGGATTGGCTTCTTATATTGCCTTTGGTAGAGATGTTTTAGAAACAAAAAAGAAAATCCCAGAATGGGATCGGATGATTGTTTTGGCCATGCGTTTTACTTTTATAATAGCATTCGTTTTTATTGGAATTCAATTCTTTTTTGGTCATAACTATCAAGAAAGGGCATTCATATTTTTAATGCCTATAATTGCTGTATTTTCTGTACTTACCTATTTTGTTTTAACTAAAATAGAGGGTAAGCATGTTACCTATTTTATTATTGGGTCCGTATCTTATTTGACGTTGGCAATTGCGGCATATTTATTAAAAATGGCATTTGATAATGAACATTTTATGGGTATGCAGCCCAAATTATTAATGTATTTTGGTGCATTAATAGAAATGTTAATGACAGCCTTGTTAATTGGTAATAAGTTAAAAACATATGAAAAAAATAAAATAAAAATTGAAAAGGAACTGATCATAAAAACAAAGGAAATGAATGATCTAAAAATGACCGTTTTGCAAACTCAAATGGATCCTCATTTTTTGTACAATTCATTAAATTCTATTAATAACTTTGTATTACAACATGATAAAGAAAAAGCATCAGATTATATTACAAAATTTTCTAGGTTAATACGCGAAGTACTCAAAAATTCTACCAGTTTAACAATACCATTAGAAGATGATTTAGGCATTTTAGGTTTATATATAAAGCTAGAACAAATGCGGATGATTGGTGGCTTTGACTATGTTGTAACTATAGATGAAGGTATCAATTTAAGAGATATTCAAGTACCACCGTTATTTATGCAACCTTATATTGAAAACGCTATTTGGCATGGGTTTAATACAAAAAAGGACTATAAAAGAATAAGCCTTTCTATTTACGATGAAGAAGACAATATACGGTGTGAAATAATAGACAATGGTGTAGGCATAAAAGAATCACAAGCTAAACGTGCAAAATATAAATCGGATAGAAAACCTTTTGGATTAAAAGCTTCAGAAGATAGAATAAAGCTCTTACATGAAAATCAAAAGGTATATGTAATTATTGAAGATATTTCTGATCATAATAATACGGGTACAAAAGTTACAATCAAATTTCCCAAAAAGATACTTTAA